DNA from Fusarium musae strain F31 chromosome 7, whole genome shotgun sequence:
GAGGAAGATGGGTCCGGTATGTTATAGTCGCTCAGCGATTCCAGCACAATCATAACAGACTTGAGGTGATGACTGACGTTGAGCAAAGACTGGGAAGGATCCTGCGGGTCATCTGAACAACTTGATGacattgttgagatgaacATTCCAGGAATGAACGAAATAAACGATCTGGAGCAGATGTCATGAGGTTGGGATTATTCCCAAGGAATTCAGACGATCCACTACGGTTACTCGAAACCAGAACATTACAACGGACACGGACAAGGACGAAAAGGCGTTCAGTAGAAGATAAGTGAATTCTTATTGATGGTTTGCTTCGACTAGACCCTAGCTTAAAGAACGAGTGGGTAATGGAGGGTTTATCAGGCTCATAACATCAATGTACAGTCATGGTATCGAGGCAGAAGCGAGTGTTTCTGGGGCGAATTTGCATAGCAAGGAGTGATGGCGTCATGGAAAATAAGATGAACAGGATGAGGGAGTTATGGCTGAAACAGGGAGAGAAAGAGACGAGCTTCCAGTCTGTTCCTCACAGCCAGGACGGTATGAGACTCATCAGCTGATACATAGTCTGCCGGGTCAACGAATACACGACTACATGACATGATAGCCAGGTAGATGATCCGATAAGCCGCGGAGCATCTCCTGGTGCTCGGTAACCTTGAAATGAATTCACAGCCAGATTAGAACAGAGCTGTATCTGTTACCGCCAGATGAAGTGAGTTTGGCGCCATGTAGTTCTATGAATAGCGACTTGAGAAAAGCCTATGATTGACGGGAGACCTAAGCCGAGTGACAGAcggagggggggggggggatgCGAGTTGTTGCCTATCCATTTCCGCACACAAATTGGACTGGGAGTGGGTGCTCTGAACCAAGTATTGGAGGTCTAGGTCGTGACGGTAACGACAGGCCTGGCTGGCGGCTGGCTGAAAAGCTATCTTTAGCTATCGGACCAAAATGGTGGCCAGCCTTACTTGGCACGCCAATGCTACGATGGCAATCCACAGGTATGCGAAAATTCGCAAGTTTGGAAACATGTCTCTACAGATGAAACAGCGGGTCTCTGATCTGGAGATGTGTTTCTGCTTGTCCTTGTGCGGTGGAAGCAAACGTTTCAAGCGagatgttttgttttgtAGTTTGGTTTGTTTGATTCACGATAACTTGGAACATATTATTCACACATGTGCTCCATGCCCATATCGGGCTGCTACATTCACTGAAGGATGTCAAGGATCGAGTGTTGGTATCTACCAAGCTATCGAGATATTTTGACCCGGGAGACGGGAACTGTTGGTCCGGGGTCATACCCTGACTGCCGAGATCAGGAGCAGCGATCTTGCTGTCGAGGTTAGTGTAGAGAGGAAACGCAGGAACAGAACGTGGGAgtggtgttgatggacaAGGATAAGAGACTGTTTTtagaacaagaagaatatgTACATAGGTGGGTGGGTACAGATACAGTATAGTCAGCTAGATTATGGAGACGTGaccgttgagcttctcagtaTAGACATGATcaatattaaactattatatgagatatcttaattaatacGTACAAGTGACAGTTATTAGTCTATCCCCTGCTCGATCAAAACCTGCGAGTTCATCGTCACACTCACATTcacatgcatgcatgcatacaGCCACTCACATGCCTTGCCAGGCCGCCAACGGCCTTCTAAATTAAGTATAAGGCTAGATCTGGCCAATCACAGTCGCTTCTGTCAGCCCCGCCAGTAGCTAGAAATAGCAGCCGAGCTGCCACTAATGCACGTTAGCCGCCGAGATCCCTTGAGCTAAACCGCATTGGGCACTCACAGCGGGGCTGCATCTTGATGTACCAGTAAACCACCAAAGGTATCCATCCTCTTCGTAAAATCACCGCTTATTGCTGATCAGCTGCGAGTGATTGATGCTGCAATTCCCCTTTTTTACAACTCACGACAACAGAGCCTTACTCATCTTGGCACGCCTCCGTTTCATGTCCACCCCATGTCCACCCACATCCACCGAGGTTATCTGGCGGGCCACTCAGTGGGAGGCCACCAGGGGGAGGGGAAAAGTAACTGGATGGTGAAACATAAACAAGCTGCCTTTCGTTCTTTTTTTAGATAGAACATGTCCGGGGAAGAATAAGCTCGGACGCGGTCATCTCTTTTAATACTCTTTTCGTCCACTTGTTTCTCTCTGCTCTTGAAACTTTTCTGACGCAGGATCACGACGACGACAGGATCACAATACCATCAAGTTTGAGAGAATATCACAGCTGCTGTGCGGCTTTTTGCTCGGTTCGGTCACCTTGTTTTATCTTCCTTcttatctctcttcttttcgtttctctcttctcagtGTACCTCGTCGCCTGTTGGGTTTCCTCGTTCTTTGCCAGATCAGTTCAGGCCAGGCAGGTCAAGTCGTCCTCTTTACTGAAGCACGACCTCACAACTTCAAAATGTCGCTCAAGGATAGGATCTCGTCACCCCTCGAGGCTGGTACCTCAATCCTCGATGCTCATCACCTGCCTCCTCACCTGGCACCGGCTCTTGAGCATGTATCTTCGCGTCTGGCCCGCAAGTCGCAGCATATCACGCTTGTTGTAGCCCGTCGGGATTATCAACTCCCTTCTGTTGTGCCCCCCAAGGGTCTGCTGACCCCGACGACTCCTTCACCACTGTCTCCTGGTCTTCGCCTGAACCTCTCTCAAGGTCCTGTCTCCAGGCTCAAATCGCTGGTGAGGACTGGTTCTTCGACATCCCTGAGGTCGATGAATTCTCCGCGGAGTGCTTTGTCTTCACCAGGTCAGGTTCCCCCGCTTGAAGCGTCCAGCCCTCGGTTCAGATGGCCTCTTTCGCCATCCACACCAAtatctcctcctcccatgACACCTTGTACCGCATCATCGACCACCACCGATACCATGAGCTCAATGATGAGCGCTTCGTCAGGCTTCGGTATGCGACTTATCCACACCAACGAGCTCCACCCTAGGTCCGAGAAGATCCTCAACTCAATTCTGAGCAAGACGGAGAAGAAGTTCGCGATAGGGTAAGACACCTCGGTTCTCCATAGAACATAACTAACTCGCCAAAGCACTGAGTGGCTATCACCTGCTGTCAGAGCTTCCTCTTGCGGGCTCACCAACCAGCTCATCCATAGCTCCATCATCCAGAACGAAGTCCTTTTCTGCTCCGAAGGCCTCACAGTTCTATCACTCGATAGATTGTACAGTCTCAAGAGTGCCTTGTCCAGCTATTCCAAAACGAAATCCCACCTCCGTCTCGAAGACGCCGTTGACGAACTCCGACGTATCATCCTGGCTACCAATGGTGCAAAGGTTTCGAAAACCGCCATCCTCCGATCGTATGACTGGCTGAGTGTGTCTAATTGGGCACTTGTGGACCTTGATCGCATGTATAGGCGGGCATATGGAGGACCAGAGCAGTATGGTGGTATCTCGGGTCTTACTAGCTTTGCGGAGCCAGCCATAAAACCTATCAGCGACTCGCAAGAGCGAtacaaggaagaagaggctgaggaggcCACGATAGGCCTGGCTGTCTGCAAAGAAAAGACGCCCTCGCCCAAGCCTCTGCTCAAACTCCAGACAAATTTCACTCCGGGGCCCATTCTGAAAccgaagcccaagaagattcAAGTCCCAGCTCCAGTTTCGGTTCCAGCCCAAGCtcaggctcaagctcaagcgcAAGCACCAACCCAGACCGAagtagaagaggaggaggacggcGATCGCACGGCACGACCGACAGATCAACTGTATTTCACAATGCAACAATGGGAGCCACCTTCAACGATAGATCAAATCTTAACCGCCGGTCCCATCAATCGAAGCGCTTTCAGTCCCCTCACGCCGACACCGATCATGAGTccagcatcaccaagatTTGGACCGTTAACGCCGCATGACTATGACGATATTTCGCCCACAACGCGAGGAGAATGGGGCTTCATGATGGCAGACAATGCCTTCCAGAGTGGCCGCAAGGCCGGAGTTGAGATCTTTTGATATTGCAGGCTTATTTGTTCTCTgtgttttttattttttttttcggtTGCATGGCGAGCGTTTTGGCTTCAAGACACCCCTTTTGTTTGATTACGCGTATGCTTTGTTATTAGCTGGCATATTAGACCTCAGCATTATAGAGGATGGCGTATGTTTGTGGAGTAAATATGCTGAACGAAAATGGGGGGCAATAGATAGTACCATTCCTGAATATATTGAACGAATATGGGTATCATTGTCATCACTACCATCCGTACTTGCTCCCTGCCTCCTTTCGGTTATTCTTCCCCTTAGCAAAGCTATCCTCAAGAGCTTCACGCTGACTCTGTGCATTCTGTACCAACTGGCGCAAGCTGTGCTTCCCACCTCCTTGGATCGCGCGCACAGGGTTGTGAGTCTGTTCCTCTCCTGCGGCCCGAATCTCTTCGTTGTGTCTGTATTCCTTATCCATGTTAAAATTGATAActttcttggctgcttggTTGCCCAGGCCATTGCGACCAAAGAGTTCTCTTCTTTGAGCGGCAGTAAGGTTTAGGTCCTCGACTACTGTATCAAGGGACTCAGAGCCTGGTAGCGTTGTTGCAGATGGACCTGCTTGCGCATGGCTGGCATAGTCGCCATATGCGCCTTCATCATAGGCCAATGAGCTTTCTGCTGTCGCAAACATTGGTTCGTAAGTTCCCGAGGAACTCTTTTCTGCAGGTTCAGAAGGCTCTTCTGTGTGCAAAGAGAACAGCGACACCTTCTTGGGAACGGCTGGCGTGGCCTCTGGTGTTGCCTCAACCGGTTTCAACGGAGCCTGTTCATCTGTGGGAGCAGGCGCTGGTTTTGCCAGCCCTGAGTtcagtttcttcttcttctgggggTTCCTTGCCACAGACAGAGGCTTGAACATCAATGGCTTGCCCACCAACTTGACCTCGTCCGCTGGTTTTTGTCCTTCAGGTATCTGTGGTTGCGTGGCAGCCTTCGGTGTCGGTAGGCTCATGCCGTCTGCATTGTCACCTGAATTGTTCAGATCGCCTCCTGCTTCTCTACTGAATCCTGGAGCTGCGCTAGTCTTGAACTGAAAGGTTGGTCTCGTTGTCGAACTGCTCGACGCCACTGACTTGGGCTTGTTCGCGTTCTTGGGAGCTGGTAGAAACGAGTTGAAACCGGAGAACCTACCACCAACGGCAGTCTTGGTCCGTTTTTCTGGAGTTTCTTCGGCTTTCGGTTTATCGTTGGCGAGCTGAGGTAGGCTGACAACGATTTTGCCAGGGTTGGATCTATCGACAACCTTTTGGAAAGGCTTCTTGGAAGATGCAGATGATTTGGGGACTGATTTGACAGGAGCTTGAACTTCGGCTTCGGAGCCTGAGCCCTCCGAGTCGGAATAGTCGACAAGGCCCATGGTGGTCGATTATTCGATTAGTTAGTTGGTGTGATAGTGAAAGTACAAAAGAATCGCGACATGAAGTTGAAAGGTTCCACTTCTAACATGAAATGCAGCCACATCTTGACGAGGCTGTGCTCCACACTCAAGGGTATGGAAGGTGAGGTCAGATAAGGTGTCAGGGTGTGTACAGTAGGTGCTCCCTAAATTACCCCACTGTTGAACTCGTGCTCTAACAGTTACAGCGATGATACAGTCCCTGCTTTAGATTCTCGGCTTCTTGACAACTCACGGTTCGGGGCAGTGTTAAACATGTTGAAGCAGTTGCTCGGCTCTCGGGAATCTCTTGACTTCACAGGGCGAAGCGATCACGTATAATTAGTCGCGACTATGTCCGTCATACAACTTGAAGAGTACGATCATGTCTTCGGTAATGGCTTTGCACAGATTCATAGGCTGACGTCGCATCCAGACTCGTCTCCTACCAGCTTCGCACAAGCTACCTCGATGAGATCGCAGACGGTGTTGGAGAGCGACTCCTAAACGTCAACGATGGCTTCATAAACTCGGCTCCTTTTAAGGCTGCTGGCTGGCGGCCGAATTCGTCCCACCACAAGCGGACACATTCACCTCCGATTCCTACTGCGATTGCCTCCGAGTACTTCCAAGCACCAAAACAGGCTGGCCTCACActcgaagatggagaagaagatggcggtATGCTCACTGCGGGCGGTTCGGATACTATGGGTCCAGGAATGGCTACC
Protein-coding regions in this window:
- a CDS encoding hypothetical protein (EggNog:ENOG41); this translates as MGLVDYSDSEGSGSEAEVQAPVKSVPKSSASSKKPFQKVVDRSNPGKIVVSLPQLANDKPKAEETPEKRTKTAVGGRFSGFNSFLPAPKNANKPKSVASSSSTTRPTFQFKTSAAPGFSREAGGDLNNSGDNADGMSLPTPKAATQPQIPEGQKPADEVKLVGKPLMFKPLSVARNPQKKKKLNSGLAKPAPAPTDEQAPLKPVEATPEATPAVPKKVSLFSLHTEEPSEPAEKSSSGTYEPMFATAESSLAYDEGAYGDYASHAQAGPSATTLPGSESLDTVVEDLNLTAAQRRELFGRNGLGNQAAKKVINFNMDKEYRHNEEIRAAGEEQTHNPVRAIQGGGKHSLRQLVQNAQSQREALEDSFAKGKNNRKEAGSKYGW